The genome window TGCCTTGCGGGAGCTGCGCCAGCTGCGGGAACTCTACCTCTCTGACAACCTGATCGAGAACATCTCCCTAGCCGCCTTCGGGGAGCTGGGCagccatttgcagctgctggaccTCTCCAATAACCGGCTCCGGCAGCTGGGCCCCACCGAGGCTGCCTCCGCCCTGCGGGCCAAGATGCGCCTCTACGGCAACCCGTGGCACTGCGGCTGCTCCCTGCAGAAGCTGctggaggccctgcccctggagGCCGAGACCCTGGAGGACGTGGTGTGTGCCAGCGCGGCCCGGGAGGAGTACGCCGGCCAGCCCTTCGCCCTCCTGCTCAACACCGGCATCGACTTCTGCAGCGTCCAGCAGAGGACCACGGACGTGGCCATGCTGGTCACCATGTTCTGCTGGTTTACAGTGCTCATCGCCTACGTGCTCTACTACGTTCAGAGGAACCAGGCCGAAACCCGCAGGCACCTGGAGTATCTCAAGTCCCTGCCCATCAAGCAGCCGagtccagaggaggaggagatggaggaagaCA of Natator depressus isolate rNatDep1 chromosome 20, rNatDep2.hap1, whole genome shotgun sequence contains these proteins:
- the LOC141974785 gene encoding leucine-rich repeat-containing protein 3-like; the encoded protein is MPRAGAGPEPERGARGPEQPPPRHHPSSSHWPGTGEECGAGAWDRGSTQSPVALHLGAGPAAGCVWGAARCQNRRGGQPASQGLFPCCECPGEPRRGRGSYAEMPVLPWLLLVVLCHCGGLACPEGCRCPLESRVVRCTHGQLREIPQGIPRDTRVLYLDSNEITGLPDGALRELRQLRELYLSDNLIENISLAAFGELGSHLQLLDLSNNRLRQLGPTEAASALRAKMRLYGNPWHCGCSLQKLLEALPLEAETLEDVVCASAAREEYAGQPFALLLNTGIDFCSVQQRTTDVAMLVTMFCWFTVLIAYVLYYVQRNQAETRRHLEYLKSLPIKQPSPEEEEMEEDTLSTIL